In Danaus plexippus chromosome 14, MEX_DaPlex, whole genome shotgun sequence, a single genomic region encodes these proteins:
- the LOC116769783 gene encoding uncharacterized protein LOC116769783, protein MSKTTFVSVLFLCVFSAGAQSSLQTVDGKIHIHVGLTSGCRDARGFMSQIRQTYDLYKDHIEIQFVPWARTIRDGNGNLICQFGEQDCFANRVFRCSLILLKEKPDAQVDYMACEMSSPFPAFSDQSLRCVKNVGLDLDEVNNCLAVNGDKLEVEAEKLAAKPMAAINFVPYIVFNNVIDRDMSFRAFFNLENLVCSALRDDPSTGVKNCKL, encoded by the coding sequence ATGTCTAAGACGACATTTGTGTCCGTATTATTTCTTTGTGTGTTCTCTGCTGGAGCTCAAAGCTCTCTGCAAACTGTTGatggaaaaatacatatccACGTCGGTTTGACTTCTGGATGCAGAGACGCGAGAGGATTTATGTCTCAAATTCGACAAACTTATGACTTGTATAAGGAtcatattgaaatacaattcGTACCGTGGGCGAGAACGATAAGAGATGGAAATGGAAATCTTATCTGCCAATTTGGGGAACAAGATTGCTTTGCAAACCGTGTTTTTAGATGCTCCTTGATTTTGTTAAAGGAAAAACCAGATGCCCAAGTTGACTACATGGCCTGTGAAATGTCTTCACCATTCCCTGCATTCTCAGATCAGAGCCTCCGTTGTGTCAAGAATGTTGGTCTGGATCTAGATGAAGTGAATAATTGTTTGGCAGTAAATGGAGATAAACTAGAAGTTGAGGCAGAAAAACTCGCTGCGAAACCGATGGCTGCTATAAACTTTGTACcttacattgtttttaataatgtgatTGATCGCGATATGAGTTTTCGGGCTTTCTTTAACCTTGAAAACCTTGTTTGTTCTGCATTAAGAGATGACCCTTCTACCGGTGTTAAAAATTgcaaactataa